In the [Clostridium] colinum genome, one interval contains:
- the phoU gene encoding phosphate signaling complex protein PhoU translates to MSARLGFQHEIENLNVELIKMGALVEEAIENVITAFKKQDHSLAKEIIKKDREIDDMEKAIESHCLNLILRQQPVAKDLRIVSTALKMVTDMERIGDHASDIASIILKMDADHVFEIVEHIPEMAMLAKKMVKGSIQAFVEGDTELTKQIIEIDDQLDSLFKKAKAEVIEMLKKSNDLSDMCVDFLMIAKYFERIGDHAENICEWVEFNETGEYKNRRIL, encoded by the coding sequence ATGTCTGCTAGACTTGGATTTCAACATGAAATAGAAAATTTAAATGTGGAACTTATAAAAATGGGAGCTTTAGTAGAAGAAGCAATAGAAAATGTTATAACGGCATTTAAAAAACAAGACCATAGCTTAGCTAAAGAGATTATAAAAAAAGATAGAGAAATAGATGATATGGAAAAGGCAATAGAAAGCCATTGTCTTAATTTAATATTACGTCAACAACCTGTTGCAAAAGATTTAAGAATAGTATCTACTGCCTTAAAGATGGTTACAGATATGGAGAGAATAGGAGACCACGCCTCAGACATAGCTAGTATAATTTTAAAAATGGACGCAGACCACGTTTTTGAAATAGTAGAACATATACCAGAGATGGCTATGCTTGCTAAAAAAATGGTAAAAGGGTCAATACAAGCTTTTGTTGAAGGAGATACAGAGCTTACAAAACAAATTATAGAAATAGATGACCAGTTAGATTCTCTGTTTAAAAAAGCTAAAGCAGAAGTTATTGAAATGCTTAAAAAATCTAACGATTTATCAGATATGTGTGTAGATTTTCTTATGATAGCAAAATATTTTGAAAGAATAGGAGACCACGCAGAAAATATTTGTGAATGGGTAGAATTTAACGAAACAGGAGAATATAAAAACAGAAGAATACTTTAA
- a CDS encoding fibronectin type III domain-containing protein codes for MKRITAKILLFVIIVNAMLANITLNIFANNANVNARAKSAVNFEWNKTSTLNEKLDVVNRDSNSDEVFLSWDIDKIGNTNNTSGTYTLTYPIADDKEIEFKVTRKNDKSQITYKVNGENTVNEGNKKLYIYKEGSYLLADNKSFPESNIFKLDSVYKTGKASKVSFEIGKTGGATFQYEGNTIKFLWKDGKMYFVTNGVKRGNIYPFKLEYTTNGNNKETEEKKISLGIDTEEGFEVKPFANKDDKNDKGKELIDQTGARPITEYPGGKIVGVDITFNTLKEWKPNNQPPNGNKGKYEFEDNTKATEMIFNIGHADPTKKLQLKIANIYSDNNITITNNNQNVNGKITATYKYDDKTHTGTITLEGLEASTLYSDISISTTRADSVKDENKFETIEVPLPVGTIYTYPAYRIVALGASEYYLELEPFKVYDGYYRVSQGSQQDTLSSWYDYAEKNKGKDKILIPVSLDASAPQEKFFKIDFSFTPFSLAPTTNKQKITSQILKFKPYKEDIVLATPKNLKVVKANIVKKDSDPENLFLTLKWDIDYEEVLKILMEQHKPTDGSKFNIDYTFYKGAQPDKVDDELLKVNLEFEGNGSNKIKYTIKNGKDNHNIEIINEDNKTFTSERTEVINGKSKKIVEANVTFKIPVSEKGANDQKILEYSNTYFLATKAEYTIKPAIGAENKYETGLSLPVTLTLNGIEDIEVPAPQNIKVDEKSVNEKSFTIEYDTLKYETEQDLLYNYNEIMLKTIGRYLKEDSIKYDFYITQSKQLFDELVKYSKDEEIPENIKNKINKYINSTSMSAEGITIDFKTISGEKGLVLDTLRQKGIVQISGISQNKDMSRQKLNFSGLDENETYYIIGRTNVIPYEKKAGANGANGEELLKEKLDYSKFSKLVTVTTRKDGDTPSEDDKVPPTPTKFEAQNITLNSVNLIWDRVKDNLKEDEEQKSTLEYQFIKVKGTQLPDSFLKSKYSYEKTWENLSNVKNKEGLKTNQNKLYEFDTNSKSFSKTEASKDRYEYVNWQGSEGNILDKTLVPNQVYFYYIRTVRMVGDEEKAYSIWVPLTFTTKNTTGPKNLRVEPKAEYNKKSEVVISFDIPKMDTKLIGTEYDLQYSIKEDLGDWSKDTTMPKDKLTFKDNDDGKTMKVTYKITGLKSGKMYTIRVRMLNKPLNAPSIYSNEVEHRTDSDNADNDYDQDVNNWETNFKDKIEELKNEPYWFGKDTSSSTLVYYRPQYFDKVISTTNNSIIDLALGKGGNYKEYYLPASAVIKAFDENKGFRVSYNDAEVIFSPKTINPYDNDVIKKMAESIKSKNSNISDYFIKLTVDFKNNKYIIDGSDSISPSANITISVVGTKNKIVNWDQTMLNYIEELLKTKEFSKEVKDRISKLIKDKTDNKIMVQEIAKIVDSFKSKFGNELTKSLNNLSRKTEHIQYLAGDIIFACKVNTGISVSGYKKSQGNWISILARDYLGKKAIYVKETGEYIFAGKKLVINGVGNLPNGNKITEIVIKYGLDDYLGKNGNINLRAPITRRTTIGSLARVAGASKTQDPVEFFKTKNITLSNRNLDNNITSEEAVYLIMKVYEMKSGTKLETVKIRNYKLTQDIKNINTNYKKSIQVAFETGIYNNPNMNAKGTISVQEFLQSLVNMSTMLGI; via the coding sequence ATGAAAAGGATAACGGCAAAAATTTTACTATTTGTTATTATAGTAAATGCTATGTTAGCTAATATAACATTAAATATTTTTGCAAATAATGCTAACGTTAATGCTAGAGCTAAAAGTGCAGTAAATTTTGAATGGAACAAAACTAGTACATTAAATGAAAAACTAGACGTAGTAAATAGAGATTCCAATTCAGATGAAGTATTTTTATCTTGGGATATAGATAAAATAGGAAATACAAATAATACAAGTGGAACTTATACATTAACTTATCCTATTGCAGATGATAAAGAGATAGAATTTAAAGTAACAAGGAAAAATGATAAGTCTCAAATTACATATAAAGTTAATGGTGAAAATACAGTAAATGAAGGAAATAAAAAATTATATATTTATAAGGAAGGGTCTTATTTATTAGCAGATAACAAAAGCTTTCCAGAGAGTAATATATTTAAATTAGATTCAGTATATAAGACAGGAAAAGCAAGTAAAGTTTCTTTTGAAATAGGAAAAACAGGAGGAGCAACTTTTCAATATGAAGGTAACACTATAAAGTTTTTATGGAAAGATGGCAAAATGTATTTTGTTACAAATGGTGTTAAAAGAGGAAATATATATCCCTTTAAATTAGAATATACTACTAATGGTAACAATAAAGAAACTGAAGAGAAAAAAATATCTTTAGGTATAGATACAGAAGAAGGCTTTGAAGTAAAGCCTTTTGCAAATAAAGATGATAAAAATGACAAAGGTAAAGAATTAATAGACCAAACAGGAGCTAGACCTATAACAGAATATCCAGGTGGAAAAATTGTAGGGGTAGATATTACATTTAATACATTAAAAGAATGGAAACCAAATAATCAACCACCTAATGGCAATAAAGGAAAATATGAGTTTGAAGATAATACTAAAGCTACAGAAATGATATTTAACATAGGCCACGCGGACCCAACTAAAAAGCTACAATTAAAAATAGCAAATATTTATAGTGATAATAATATTACTATAACAAATAACAATCAAAATGTTAATGGCAAAATTACAGCTACATATAAATATGATGATAAAACTCATACAGGTACAATTACTTTAGAAGGCTTAGAGGCTAGCACTCTATATAGTGATATATCTATATCTACTACAAGAGCAGATAGTGTAAAAGATGAAAATAAATTTGAAACTATTGAAGTACCTTTACCAGTAGGTACAATTTATACATATCCTGCTTATAGAATAGTAGCATTAGGTGCGTCAGAATATTATTTAGAGCTTGAACCATTTAAAGTATATGATGGATACTATAGAGTTTCTCAAGGTTCACAACAAGATACGCTTAGTTCTTGGTATGATTATGCAGAAAAAAATAAAGGTAAAGATAAAATTTTAATACCTGTATCTTTAGATGCTTCTGCACCACAAGAAAAGTTTTTTAAAATAGATTTTAGCTTTACACCTTTTAGTTTAGCTCCTACTACTAATAAACAAAAAATTACATCACAAATATTAAAATTTAAACCATATAAAGAAGATATAGTTTTAGCTACACCTAAAAATTTAAAAGTAGTAAAAGCTAATATCGTTAAAAAAGATAGCGACCCAGAAAATCTATTTTTAACTTTAAAATGGGATATAGACTATGAAGAAGTTTTAAAAATTTTAATGGAACAACATAAACCAACAGATGGTTCTAAATTTAATATAGACTATACTTTTTATAAAGGAGCACAACCAGATAAAGTTGATGATGAACTTTTAAAAGTAAATCTAGAATTTGAAGGAAATGGTTCAAATAAAATAAAATATACAATTAAAAATGGTAAAGATAATCATAACATAGAAATAATAAATGAAGATAATAAGACTTTTACTAGTGAAAGAACAGAAGTTATTAATGGTAAAAGTAAAAAAATAGTAGAAGCAAATGTAACATTTAAAATACCAGTATCAGAAAAAGGTGCCAATGACCAAAAAATATTAGAATATTCTAATACGTATTTTTTAGCTACTAAGGCAGAGTATACTATAAAACCTGCTATAGGAGCAGAAAATAAATATGAAACTGGTTTATCTTTACCAGTAACACTTACTTTAAATGGTATTGAAGATATAGAAGTACCTGCTCCACAAAATATAAAAGTAGATGAAAAAAGTGTAAATGAGAAATCTTTTACTATAGAATATGACACATTAAAATATGAAACAGAACAAGATTTATTATATAACTATAATGAAATTATGTTAAAAACAATAGGTAGATACCTTAAAGAAGATTCTATAAAATATGATTTTTACATTACACAAAGTAAACAACTATTTGATGAGCTTGTAAAATATTCTAAAGATGAAGAAATACCAGAAAATATAAAAAATAAAATAAATAAATATATTAATAGTACATCTATGTCTGCTGAAGGTATAACTATTGATTTTAAAACAATCTCAGGTGAAAAAGGATTAGTATTAGATACTTTAAGACAAAAAGGCATAGTACAAATATCTGGCATAAGTCAAAATAAGGATATGTCTAGACAAAAATTAAATTTTAGTGGTTTAGATGAAAATGAAACATATTATATTATAGGTAGAACAAATGTTATTCCTTATGAGAAAAAAGCTGGAGCTAATGGAGCTAACGGAGAAGAACTTTTAAAAGAAAAATTAGATTATTCTAAATTTTCAAAATTAGTTACAGTTACTACAAGAAAAGATGGAGACACACCTTCTGAGGATGATAAAGTGCCACCAACACCTACTAAATTTGAGGCACAAAATATAACTTTAAATTCTGTAAATTTAATTTGGGACAGAGTTAAAGATAATCTTAAAGAAGATGAAGAACAAAAATCTACATTAGAATATCAGTTTATTAAAGTAAAAGGTACTCAGTTACCAGATTCATTTTTAAAATCGAAATATAGCTATGAAAAAACGTGGGAAAATTTATCTAATGTAAAAAATAAAGAAGGTTTAAAAACTAATCAAAATAAATTATATGAGTTTGATACTAATAGTAAATCATTTTCTAAAACAGAAGCTTCCAAAGATAGATATGAATATGTTAATTGGCAAGGGTCTGAGGGAAATATATTAGATAAAACTTTAGTACCAAACCAAGTATACTTTTATTATATAAGAACAGTTAGAATGGTTGGAGACGAAGAAAAAGCTTATTCTATTTGGGTACCACTCACTTTTACAACAAAAAATACTACAGGGCCTAAAAATCTTAGAGTAGAGCCAAAAGCAGAATATAACAAAAAAAGTGAAGTTGTTATAAGCTTTGATATACCTAAAATGGATACAAAACTTATTGGCACTGAATATGATTTACAATATTCTATAAAAGAAGACTTAGGCGATTGGAGCAAAGATACAACAATGCCTAAAGATAAACTTACTTTTAAAGATAATGATGACGGTAAAACTATGAAAGTAACATATAAAATAACAGGTTTAAAATCTGGTAAAATGTATACAATAAGGGTTAGAATGTTAAATAAACCTTTAAATGCTCCGTCTATATATTCTAATGAAGTAGAACATAGAACAGATTCTGATAATGCAGATAACGATTATGACCAAGATGTTAATAATTGGGAAACAAACTTTAAAGATAAAATAGAAGAATTAAAAAATGAACCATACTGGTTTGGTAAAGACACAAGCTCAAGTACACTAGTATATTACAGACCACAATATTTTGACAAAGTTATTTCAACAACAAATAACAGTATTATAGACCTTGCATTAGGTAAAGGTGGAAATTATAAAGAATATTATTTACCAGCAAGTGCTGTTATAAAAGCTTTTGATGAAAATAAAGGGTTTAGAGTTTCATATAATGATGCAGAGGTAATATTTAGTCCTAAAACTATAAATCCTTATGATAATGATGTTATTAAAAAAATGGCAGAAAGCATAAAATCTAAAAATTCAAATATATCTGATTATTTTATAAAATTAACAGTAGATTTTAAAAATAATAAATATATTATAGATGGTTCTGATAGTATTAGCCCTTCAGCAAATATAACTATAAGTGTTGTTGGCACTAAAAATAAAATTGTAAATTGGGACCAAACAATGCTTAACTATATAGAAGAGCTTTTAAAAACAAAAGAATTTTCAAAAGAAGTTAAAGACAGAATAAGTAAACTTATAAAAGACAAAACAGATAATAAAATAATGGTACAAGAAATAGCTAAAATAGTTGATAGCTTTAAATCAAAATTTGGCAATGAGCTAACAAAGAGTTTAAACAATTTATCAAGAAAAACAGAACATATTCAGTATTTAGCAGGCGATATTATATTTGCTTGTAAAGTTAACACAGGTATTTCTGTTAGTGGTTATAAAAAATCTCAAGGAAACTGGATAAGCATATTAGCTAGAGATTATTTAGGTAAAAAAGCTATATATGTAAAAGAAACAGGCGAATATATATTTGCAGGCAAAAAACTTGTAATTAATGGTGTAGGTAATTTACCTAATGGTAATAAAATTACAGAAATAGTTATAAAATATGGCTTAGATGACTATTTAGGTAAAAATGGAAATATTAATTTAAGAGCACCTATAACAAGACGTACTACAATAGGTTCATTAGCTAGAGTAGCAGGTGCAAGCAAAACACAAGACCCAGTAGAATTTTTCAAAACAAAAAATATTACATTATCTAACAGAAATTTAGATAATAACATTACATCTGAAGAGGCAGTTTATCTCATAATGAAAGTATATGAGATGAAAAGCGGAACTAAATTAGAAACTGTAAAAATAAGAAATTATAAACTAACACAAGACATTAAAAATATTAATACAAATTATAAAAAATCTATACAAGTGGCATTTGAAACAGGCATATATAATAACCCTAATATGAATGCAAAAGGAACTATTAGTGTTCAAGAATTTTTACAAAGCCTTGTTAATATGTCTACTATGTTAGGTATTTAG
- the rbr gene encoding rubrerythrin, translated as MNLKGTKTEQNLLVAFIGESKARNKYTYYAEKAKKEGYEQIANIFLETANNEKEHAKIWFKLLYNGIPNTIDNLKDAANGENYEWTDMYSQMAKEAKEEGFDNIAKLFEEVGKIEKEHEERYLALLKNIEEGKVFKKDQEVVWQCGNCGHIHKDKNSPNVCPVCSHPQAYFQVLSKNY; from the coding sequence ATGAATTTAAAAGGTACTAAAACAGAACAAAATTTATTAGTAGCATTTATAGGAGAATCTAAAGCCAGAAATAAATACACATATTATGCAGAAAAAGCTAAAAAAGAGGGATATGAACAAATAGCTAATATATTTTTAGAAACAGCTAATAATGAAAAAGAACACGCTAAAATATGGTTTAAACTACTTTATAATGGGATACCCAATACTATAGACAACCTTAAAGATGCTGCTAATGGAGAAAACTATGAATGGACAGATATGTATAGCCAAATGGCTAAAGAGGCAAAAGAAGAAGGATTTGATAATATTGCTAAACTTTTTGAAGAAGTTGGTAAAATAGAAAAAGAACATGAAGAAAGATATTTAGCATTATTAAAAAACATAGAAGAGGGAAAAGTATTTAAAAAAGACCAAGAGGTTGTATGGCAATGTGGCAACTGTGGTCATATACACAAAGATAAAAATTCACCAAATGTTTGTCCAGTATGCTCTCATCCACAAGCATATTTTCAAGTTTTATCTAAAAATTATTAA
- the pheS gene encoding phenylalanine--tRNA ligase subunit alpha — translation MREKLLQIKDLAIEKLNKTNDLKDLEQIRVEILGKKGELTSILKGMGALSAEERPIIGQIANEVRAHIEEKIDTMKKTLLAKEQELKLKQEKIDVTMPAKTKKLGNKHPMTQVIDDIKNIFIGMGYEIAEGPEVETAYYNFEALNIPKNHPARDEQDTFYVNGLGDFVLRTQTSPVQIRVMENKNMPIKIIAPGRVYRSDEVDATHSPVFHQLEGLVIDKNITMGDLKGALTVFAKELLGSNTKVRFRPHHFPFTEPSAEMDASCFACGGNGCRVCKNSGWIELLGCGMVHPKVLEMAGIDPKEYSGFAFGMGLERVTMQKYAISDLRLLFENDINFLQQF, via the coding sequence ATGAGAGAAAAGTTATTACAAATTAAAGATTTAGCAATAGAAAAACTTAACAAAACAAATGATTTAAAAGATTTAGAACAAATAAGAGTAGAGATTCTTGGTAAAAAAGGTGAGCTTACAAGCATATTAAAAGGTATGGGAGCTTTATCTGCTGAAGAAAGACCAATAATAGGTCAAATTGCTAATGAAGTAAGGGCACATATTGAAGAAAAAATAGATACTATGAAAAAAACTTTATTAGCTAAAGAACAAGAGCTTAAACTTAAACAAGAAAAAATAGACGTTACTATGCCTGCTAAAACTAAAAAATTAGGTAATAAACATCCTATGACACAAGTTATAGATGATATTAAAAATATATTTATAGGTATGGGCTATGAAATAGCAGAAGGTCCTGAAGTAGAAACGGCTTATTATAACTTTGAAGCTTTAAATATACCTAAAAATCACCCTGCTAGAGATGAACAAGACACATTCTATGTAAATGGGCTTGGAGATTTTGTTCTTAGAACACAAACTTCTCCTGTTCAAATTCGTGTTATGGAAAATAAAAATATGCCTATAAAAATAATAGCTCCAGGTAGAGTTTATCGTTCAGACGAAGTAGATGCTACACATTCTCCAGTTTTTCATCAATTAGAAGGTCTTGTTATAGATAAAAATATAACAATGGGAGATTTAAAAGGAGCATTAACTGTATTTGCTAAAGAACTTTTAGGTAGTAACACAAAAGTAAGATTTAGACCGCATCATTTCCCATTTACAGAGCCTAGTGCAGAAATGGACGCCTCTTGTTTTGCTTGTGGCGGTAATGGTTGTAGAGTGTGTAAAAATAGTGGTTGGATAGAGCTTTTAGGCTGTGGTATGGTTCACCCTAAAGTATTAGAAATGGCAGGTATTGACCCTAAAGAATATAGTGGATTTGCTTTTGGTATGGGGCTTGAAAGAGTAACTATGCAAAAATATGCTATTAGCGACTTAAGATTACTTTTTGAAAATGATATTAATTTTTTACAACAATTTTAA
- a CDS encoding DUF1189 family protein: MYIFKQAKNSILDFDKYPELLKTRLSKVIFYALFFIIFSNAIYSSSPFISYYLKTRGFDNFIEKYIPNFKVENNKIIFDKYSKVSTPLDITFIFDTKENNKITDEDKKDSKNMILKITPTNIISSTLNVNLPVAPLLETLNITKKSDLVNIKPLIKFANIFAFILVFTIFIILDIISLLFFMFLVKFIANFYKINLTMSNIFKLTVYVNTVPYLLKICLFILSMPLPFFIYVGIIIAYLHFIFKSILLDEKEKQLSVN, encoded by the coding sequence ATGTATATTTTTAAACAAGCAAAAAATTCAATATTAGATTTTGATAAATATCCAGAGCTTTTAAAAACTAGACTTTCTAAAGTTATTTTTTATGCTCTATTTTTTATAATATTTTCTAATGCTATATATTCATCTTCTCCTTTCATATCATATTATTTAAAAACTAGAGGATTTGATAACTTTATAGAAAAATATATACCAAATTTTAAAGTAGAAAATAATAAAATAATTTTTGATAAATATAGTAAAGTTTCTACTCCATTAGACATAACTTTCATTTTTGACACAAAAGAAAATAATAAAATAACAGATGAAGATAAAAAAGATAGTAAAAATATGATATTAAAAATAACACCTACAAATATCATATCTTCAACATTAAATGTAAATCTTCCTGTAGCTCCACTGTTAGAAACTTTAAATATTACTAAAAAATCTGATTTAGTAAATATAAAACCTTTAATAAAATTTGCTAACATATTTGCCTTTATTTTGGTTTTTACAATATTTATTATTTTAGATATAATTTCATTATTATTTTTTATGTTTTTAGTAAAATTTATAGCTAATTTTTATAAAATAAACCTTACAATGTCTAATATATTTAAACTTACTGTATATGTTAATACTGTGCCTTACTTATTAAAAATATGCTTATTTATATTATCAATGCCTCTTCCATTTTTTATTTATGTAGGTATTATAATTGCTTATTTACATTTTATTTTCAAATCTATCTTATTAGATGAAAAAGAAAAACAACTAAGTGTTAATTAA
- the pheT gene encoding phenylalanine--tRNA ligase subunit beta, producing the protein MNLPMSWLKDYVDIDCNIKTFCDEMTLSGSKVEGVENKGKDITKVVVAKVLKIEKHPDADKLVVVKVDIGQNEPIQIVTGATNLFVGAYVPAALDGATLANGLKIKRSKLRGVESNGMFCSVEELGYTRSDYPEAPENGIYIFNKEYPLGSCVKEILQIEEDVVEFEITSNRPDCFSITGLAREAAATFKKPFNMPKITVVEEEKTMENMIDIDIKNYDICPRYTCRIIENVKIEPSPQWLRHRLTSAGIRPINNIVDITNYVMLELGQPMHAYNYDKIEGKKLIVRNATKGEKLVTLDGIEREFDETMLVIQDENKIIDLAGIMGGENSMITDDTKTILLESANFNGTHIRLTAKKLGLRTDASSKYEKCLDPNLSVLALDRACQLINMLQCGKVLKGHLDFYPKKRESLTVSYDSQRINKLLGTNLSEKEMIDILSLIEVEADGKTAKIPTFRPDLETEADIAEEVARFYGYNNIDITLSTGTPTVGKKTYKQTIIEKITNTMISCGLSQALTYSFESPKVFDKLNIEENSHLRNTVTISNPLGEDFSIMRTSTLNAMLTSISTNYNRRNKEAYLFEIGKIYLPKELPLKDLPEEKEVLTIAMYGNIDFYDAKGVFENLFDELGIIEKVEYSPLETLPYMHSGRTASITDNKNEEVGYVGEIHPQVASNYDIETKVYFGVVYIDKLIELADFNISYKPLPKFPNIQRDIAMVVKDEINVKEIEKIIKSKGGKLLEKVKLFDVYKGEQIEKGYKSVAYSILFRSNEKTLTDEEVNPPMKKILKELEEKLQAQLREK; encoded by the coding sequence ATGAATTTACCAATGTCGTGGCTTAAAGATTATGTTGATATAGATTGTAATATAAAAACATTTTGTGATGAAATGACTTTATCTGGTTCTAAAGTAGAAGGTGTAGAAAATAAAGGTAAAGATATAACAAAAGTTGTTGTTGCAAAAGTTTTGAAGATAGAAAAACATCCAGATGCAGATAAGCTAGTAGTTGTAAAAGTAGATATAGGGCAAAATGAACCTATACAAATAGTAACAGGTGCTACTAACCTTTTTGTTGGTGCATATGTACCTGCTGCTTTAGATGGTGCTACTCTTGCAAATGGTTTAAAAATAAAAAGAAGTAAATTAAGAGGCGTAGAGTCTAACGGTATGTTTTGTTCTGTTGAAGAATTAGGCTATACAAGAAGTGACTATCCAGAAGCACCAGAAAATGGTATTTATATTTTTAATAAAGAATATCCTCTTGGAAGTTGTGTTAAAGAAATATTACAAATAGAAGAAGATGTTGTAGAATTTGAAATTACATCTAACCGTCCTGATTGTTTTAGCATAACAGGTCTTGCAAGAGAAGCCGCTGCCACTTTTAAAAAACCTTTTAATATGCCTAAAATAACTGTTGTAGAAGAAGAAAAAACTATGGAAAATATGATAGATATAGATATTAAAAACTATGATATTTGCCCTCGATATACTTGCCGTATTATAGAAAATGTAAAAATAGAACCTTCTCCTCAATGGCTTAGACATAGACTAACTTCTGCCGGCATACGCCCAATAAATAATATAGTTGATATAACTAATTATGTTATGCTTGAACTTGGTCAACCTATGCACGCCTATAACTATGATAAAATAGAAGGAAAAAAACTTATAGTTAGAAATGCTACTAAAGGAGAAAAACTTGTTACCTTAGACGGTATAGAAAGAGAATTTGATGAAACAATGCTTGTTATACAAGATGAAAACAAAATAATAGACCTTGCTGGTATAATGGGCGGAGAAAATTCTATGATTACAGATGATACTAAAACTATTCTTTTAGAATCTGCTAATTTTAACGGAACACATATAAGACTTACGGCAAAAAAACTAGGACTTAGAACAGATGCTTCTAGTAAATATGAAAAATGTTTAGACCCAAATTTATCTGTTTTAGCTTTAGACAGAGCTTGCCAACTAATAAATATGTTACAATGTGGTAAAGTGTTAAAAGGTCATTTAGATTTTTATCCTAAAAAACGTGAAAGCCTAACTGTTTCTTATGATAGCCAAAGGATAAATAAACTTTTAGGTACAAACCTTTCTGAAAAAGAAATGATAGATATATTATCTTTAATAGAAGTTGAAGCCGACGGTAAAACTGCTAAAATACCTACTTTTAGACCAGACTTAGAAACAGAAGCAGATATTGCAGAAGAAGTAGCAAGATTTTATGGCTATAACAACATAGATATAACTTTATCTACAGGTACACCAACAGTTGGCAAAAAGACTTATAAACAAACAATAATAGAAAAAATAACAAATACAATGATTTCTTGTGGACTTAGCCAAGCATTAACTTATTCATTTGAAAGCCCTAAAGTTTTTGATAAACTAAATATAGAAGAAAATAGCCACCTTAGAAATACTGTTACAATATCAAATCCATTAGGCGAAGATTTTAGCATAATGAGAACTTCTACTTTAAACGCTATGCTTACATCTATTTCTACAAATTATAATAGAAGAAATAAAGAAGCTTATTTATTTGAAATAGGTAAAATATACTTACCAAAAGAGCTACCTCTTAAAGATTTACCAGAAGAAAAAGAAGTTTTAACTATTGCTATGTATGGTAATATAGATTTTTATGATGCTAAAGGTGTATTTGAAAACCTATTTGATGAATTAGGCATTATAGAAAAAGTAGAATATAGCCCACTAGAGACTTTACCTTATATGCATTCTGGTAGAACTGCTAGTATAACAGATAATAAAAATGAAGAAGTAGGATATGTAGGTGAAATTCATCCACAAGTAGCATCTAACTATGATATAGAAACTAAAGTATATTTTGGAGTAGTTTATATTGATAAACTTATAGAACTTGCAGACTTTAACATATCATATAAACCTTTACCAAAGTTTCCAAATATACAAAGAGATATTGCTATGGTAGTTAAAGATGAAATAAATGTAAAAGAAATAGAAAAAATAATAAAATCTAAAGGTGGTAAACTTTTAGAAAAAGTTAAACTTTTTGATGTATATAAAGGCGAACAAATAGAAAAAGGCTACAAATCTGTTGCTTATAGTATTTTATTTAGGTCTAATGAAAAAACTTTAACAGATGAAGAAGTTAATCCACCTATGAAAAAAATATTAAAAGAATTAGAAGAAAAATTACAAGCACAACTTAGAGAAAAATAA